One window of Mesorhizobium sp. WSM4904 genomic DNA carries:
- a CDS encoding 2,3-bisphosphoglycerate-dependent phosphoglycerate mutase codes for MSGTLVLVRHGQSEWNLKNLFTGWRDVGLTEQGNAEALAAGEKLKARGLKFDIAYTSALKRAQKTCQIILDVVGQGDLKTIRDQALNERDYGDLSGLNKDDARKKWGEEQVHIWRRSYDVAPPGGESLKDTGARVWPYYLHDVQPHVLRGETVLVAAHGNSLRALIMALDGKSGEEIVKLELGTGVPVIYKLNADSTVAKKEVLEG; via the coding sequence ATGTCGGGAACTCTCGTGCTCGTGCGCCACGGCCAGAGCGAATGGAACCTGAAGAACCTGTTCACCGGCTGGCGCGACGTGGGTCTGACCGAGCAGGGCAATGCGGAAGCGCTCGCCGCGGGCGAGAAGCTGAAGGCGCGCGGCCTGAAGTTCGACATCGCCTACACCTCGGCGCTGAAGCGGGCGCAGAAGACCTGCCAGATCATCCTCGACGTGGTCGGCCAGGGCGATCTGAAGACCATCCGCGACCAGGCGCTCAACGAACGCGACTATGGCGACCTTTCCGGCCTCAACAAGGACGACGCGCGCAAGAAATGGGGCGAGGAGCAGGTGCATATCTGGCGCCGCTCCTATGACGTCGCGCCGCCCGGAGGCGAAAGCCTGAAGGACACCGGCGCGCGCGTATGGCCCTATTACCTGCACGACGTGCAGCCGCATGTGCTGCGCGGCGAAACGGTGCTGGTCGCAGCCCACGGCAATTCGCTGCGCGCGCTGATCATGGCGCTGGACGGCAAGAGCGGCGAGGAAATCGTCAAGCTCGAGCTCGGCACCGGCGTGCCGGTGATCTACAAGCTCAACGCCGATTCGACAGTGGCGAAGAAGGAAGTGCTGGAGGGGTGA
- a CDS encoding cyclic nucleotide-binding domain-containing thioredoxin-disulfide reductase → MALSVSPTIAARRDQMFPVLADADIERMRRFGEARSYAAGEHIVTAGTVSPGLILILSGKVDITQAGGLGPREAIITYGAGNFIGELAQLSSRPSLVSAEAAGPVEAIVIPSQRLRDLMVQEANLGERVMRALILRRVGLLESGISGPIVIGPPGNGDVLRLEGFLRRSGLPHRALDSDTDPCAKTLIERFHVDPHHLPIVLCPNGKLLHNPGEGDLARCVGLLRPVDADKVYDVAIVGAGPAGLAAAVYAASEGLSTIVFDCRAFGGQAGASSRIENYLGFPTGITGMALMARAYNQAQKFGVEMVIPDEAKLLGAADDMTGYRLDVGDGEAVRARTVVIASGARYRRLDIANLAQFEGTSVHYWASPIEARLCRDQEVALVGAGNSAGQAAVYLASQVRKVTLLARRDSLDATMSRYLVERIEAQPNIEVLPETEIEALDGHEGNLEEVRWRSRATGVATTRPIRHVFLFIGADPNTDWLTRCDVALDAKGFVRTGADVAPGHGPMETSRSGVFAIGDVRCGSTKRVAAAVGEGAQVVAALHAYLAQNGGRASHPELTRR, encoded by the coding sequence ATGGCCCTCTCCGTCAGTCCGACCATTGCCGCCCGCCGCGACCAGATGTTCCCCGTGCTCGCCGACGCGGATATCGAGCGCATGCGTCGTTTCGGCGAAGCGCGCAGCTATGCCGCCGGCGAGCATATCGTCACCGCCGGCACGGTCTCGCCCGGGCTGATCCTCATCCTGTCGGGCAAGGTCGACATTACGCAGGCCGGCGGGCTCGGCCCGCGCGAGGCGATCATCACGTACGGCGCCGGCAACTTCATCGGCGAGCTGGCGCAGCTTTCGAGCCGACCGTCGCTGGTCAGTGCGGAGGCGGCCGGGCCGGTCGAGGCGATCGTCATCCCCTCGCAGCGGCTGCGCGACCTGATGGTGCAGGAGGCGAATCTCGGCGAGCGCGTCATGCGGGCGCTGATCCTGCGCCGCGTCGGCCTGCTCGAGAGCGGTATCAGCGGGCCGATCGTCATCGGCCCTCCGGGCAATGGCGACGTGCTGCGGCTTGAGGGATTTCTGCGCCGCAGCGGCCTGCCGCACCGCGCTCTCGATTCCGACACCGACCCCTGCGCCAAGACGTTGATCGAGCGTTTTCATGTCGATCCGCACCATCTGCCGATCGTGCTCTGCCCGAACGGCAAGCTGCTGCACAATCCGGGCGAGGGCGACCTTGCCCGCTGTGTCGGCCTGCTGCGGCCGGTCGACGCCGACAAGGTCTACGACGTGGCCATCGTCGGCGCGGGGCCGGCGGGGTTGGCGGCCGCAGTCTATGCCGCCTCCGAAGGGCTGTCGACGATCGTGTTCGACTGCCGCGCCTTCGGCGGCCAGGCAGGTGCTTCCTCACGAATAGAGAACTATCTCGGCTTCCCGACCGGCATCACGGGGATGGCGCTGATGGCGCGCGCCTACAACCAGGCGCAAAAATTCGGCGTCGAGATGGTGATCCCCGATGAAGCCAAATTGCTCGGCGCCGCCGACGACATGACCGGCTACCGGCTCGATGTCGGCGACGGCGAGGCCGTGCGCGCCCGCACTGTGGTGATCGCCAGCGGCGCACGCTACCGCCGCCTCGACATCGCCAACCTGGCGCAGTTCGAGGGGACGTCCGTGCATTATTGGGCCTCGCCGATCGAGGCACGGCTTTGCCGGGACCAGGAGGTGGCGCTGGTCGGCGCCGGCAATTCGGCCGGCCAGGCGGCGGTCTATCTGGCGAGCCAGGTGCGCAAGGTGACGCTGCTGGCGCGTCGCGACAGCCTCGACGCCACCATGTCGCGCTATCTGGTCGAGCGCATCGAGGCGCAGCCGAACATCGAAGTGCTGCCCGAGACCGAGATCGAGGCGCTGGACGGCCACGAAGGCAATCTGGAGGAAGTGCGGTGGCGCAGCCGGGCGACCGGCGTGGCGACGACGCGCCCCATCCGCCATGTCTTCCTGTTCATCGGCGCCGACCCGAATACCGACTGGCTGACGCGTTGCGACGTGGCGCTGGACGCCAAGGGTTTTGTCCGCACCGGAGCGGACGTGGCGCCGGGACACGGCCCGATGGAGACCAGCCGCAGCGGCGTGTTCGCCATCGGCGACGTGCGCTGCGGCTCGACCAAGCGCGTCGCCGCCGCCGTCGGCGAAGGCGCCCAGGTGGTTGCGGCGCTGCATGCTTATCTGGCGCAAAATGGCGGCCGCGCCAGTCATCCCGAATTGACGAGGAGATAG
- a CDS encoding UBP-type zinc finger domain-containing protein, producing the protein MDECRHTDDIQDVTPSALGCEECLKSGSWWVHLRLCRTCGHVGCCDDSPNRHATKHFHATQHPIIEGYDPPEGWGWCYVDEVFIDLGERTTAQNGPIPRFV; encoded by the coding sequence ATGGACGAATGCAGGCATACGGACGACATCCAGGACGTGACGCCGAGCGCGCTCGGCTGCGAGGAATGCCTGAAGAGCGGCTCCTGGTGGGTGCATCTGAGGCTCTGCCGCACCTGCGGCCATGTCGGCTGCTGCGACGACTCGCCCAACCGCCACGCCACCAAGCATTTTCATGCCACCCAGCATCCCATCATCGAAGGCTACGATCCGCCGGAAGGCTGGGGCTGGTGTTATGTCGACGAGGTGTTCATCGACCTCGGCGAGCGAACGACGGCGCAGAACGGCCCGATCCCGCGCTTTGTCTAG
- a CDS encoding Asp/Glu racemase, whose product MSVSAARLHSSAPVDPKPVDLGILPSELDGGLASRAAIGLAILATDQTLEHEFRALVRIPGVAFYEARLFNDNDITPDTLRAIGPRIAPTVDLILPSIPLDVVGFGCTSATMTLGEEAVFAEIRKARPGVACTTPVTGALAAFKALGARGIGLLTPYAPEINQGLVRYFTGRGLDIAAVATFDRRDDREAARISLASIEAAAERMAATPGVDAIFISCTSLRVAEAVAGLERKISIPVTSSNHAMAWHCLRLAGIDDVVPAGGRLFALPAL is encoded by the coding sequence ATGTCTGTCAGCGCAGCCCGCCTTCATTCTTCGGCACCGGTCGATCCCAAGCCGGTCGACCTCGGCATCTTGCCGTCGGAGCTCGACGGCGGCCTTGCCTCGCGCGCGGCGATCGGCCTCGCGATCCTCGCCACCGACCAGACGTTGGAGCACGAGTTCCGCGCGCTGGTGCGCATTCCGGGCGTCGCCTTCTACGAGGCCCGCCTCTTCAACGACAACGACATCACGCCCGACACGCTGCGCGCCATCGGCCCGCGCATCGCGCCGACCGTCGACCTCATCCTGCCCAGCATTCCGCTCGACGTCGTCGGCTTCGGCTGCACCTCGGCCACCATGACGCTCGGCGAGGAGGCCGTGTTCGCCGAGATCAGGAAGGCGCGGCCGGGAGTCGCCTGCACCACGCCGGTCACCGGCGCGCTCGCCGCCTTCAAGGCGCTCGGCGCCAGGGGCATCGGGCTGCTCACGCCCTACGCCCCCGAGATCAACCAGGGCCTAGTCCGTTATTTCACCGGCCGCGGCCTCGACATCGCCGCCGTCGCCACCTTCGACCGGCGCGACGATCGCGAGGCGGCTCGTATCTCGCTCGCCTCGATCGAGGCGGCGGCCGAGCGCATGGCGGCGACGCCGGGCGTGGACGCGATCTTCATCTCCTGCACCAGCCTGCGCGTCGCCGAGGCGGTGGCGGGGCTCGAACGGAAGATCAGCATCCCCGTCACTTCCTCGAACCACGCCATGGCCTGGCACTGCCTGCGGCTCGCCGGCATCGACGACGTCGTGCCGGCCGGTGGCAGATTGTTTGCGCTGCCGGCACTGTAA
- a CDS encoding D-amino acid dehydrogenase, with amino-acid sequence MRVIVLGGGVVGVTTAYQLQKDGHEVVILERRAEVAAETSWGNAGMIAPGHSFVWSSPKAPMILLKSLVLKDQALRFKLSADPRLYSWSWLFLMECTAEKARRNTLLKHRLAAYSQSVLHEVIADEQIDYDRNDRGILYFHRSQQALDKGVEHMKLLESDGQEIRVLDRAGVVALDPSLGSAKEKIAGGIHCPTDETGDPAKFTRALAAKVVERGGVIHTGTTITGIETSGDGVTRVLTDKGNFKGDAYVLALGSYSPLIAKTIGISLPIYPIKGYSLTIPVGNRPHPPTIASVDEHNLVAISRFGDRIRVTATAEFAGYDTSHKPADFAFMKGVTQELYPEGADYERAEMWAGLRPMTPNNLPEFGRRRLGNLYLNTGHGHVGWTMSHGSARITADLIAGRKPAISMDGLLN; translated from the coding sequence ATGCGCGTGATCGTGTTGGGTGGCGGCGTTGTCGGCGTCACCACCGCCTATCAGTTGCAGAAGGACGGGCACGAGGTCGTCATCCTCGAGCGCCGCGCCGAAGTCGCCGCCGAGACCAGCTGGGGCAATGCCGGCATGATCGCTCCCGGCCATTCCTTCGTCTGGTCGTCGCCCAAGGCGCCGATGATCCTTTTGAAATCGCTGGTGCTGAAGGATCAGGCGCTGCGCTTCAAGCTCTCGGCCGATCCCAGGCTCTACAGCTGGTCATGGCTGTTCCTGATGGAATGCACGGCCGAGAAGGCCAGGCGCAACACGCTGCTCAAGCATCGCCTTGCCGCCTATTCGCAATCGGTCCTGCACGAGGTCATCGCCGACGAGCAGATAGACTATGACCGCAACGATCGCGGCATCCTCTATTTTCACCGCAGCCAGCAGGCGCTCGACAAGGGCGTCGAGCACATGAAGCTGCTGGAATCCGACGGGCAGGAGATCAGGGTACTCGACCGCGCCGGCGTCGTCGCGCTCGACCCGTCGCTTGGCTCGGCGAAGGAAAAAATCGCCGGCGGCATCCATTGCCCGACCGACGAGACCGGCGATCCTGCAAAATTCACCCGGGCGCTTGCCGCCAAGGTCGTGGAGCGCGGCGGCGTGATCCATACGGGAACGACGATCACCGGCATCGAGACTTCGGGCGACGGCGTCACCCGGGTGCTCACCGACAAGGGCAACTTCAAGGGCGACGCCTATGTCCTGGCGCTCGGCTCCTACAGCCCGCTGATCGCGAAGACGATCGGCATCAGCCTGCCGATCTACCCGATCAAGGGCTATTCGCTGACCATTCCCGTCGGCAACCGGCCGCATCCGCCGACCATCGCCTCGGTCGACGAGCACAATCTGGTCGCCATCTCGCGCTTCGGCGACCGCATACGCGTCACCGCAACGGCCGAATTCGCCGGCTACGACACCAGCCACAAACCGGCCGATTTCGCCTTCATGAAGGGCGTGACGCAGGAGCTTTATCCCGAGGGCGCCGACTATGAGCGCGCCGAGATGTGGGCGGGCCTGAGGCCGATGACGCCGAACAATCTGCCCGAGTTCGGACGGCGGCGCCTCGGCAACCTCTATCTCAACACCGGGCACGGCCATGTCGGCTGGACCATGTCGCATGGCTCGGCCCGCATCACCGCCGATCTGATCGCCGGCCGCAAGCCGGCCATTTCGATGGATGGACTTTTGAACTGA
- a CDS encoding cystathionine gamma-synthase, which yields MTTSGRNRLAFSTRTIHGGQSHDPTTGAVMVPIYATSTYGQQSPGVHKGFEYARSQNPTRFAFERAVADLESGTKAFAFASGLAAIGTVLELLDAGAHIVATDDIYGGSFRLMERVRKRSAGLQVSFADFTDLATVEAAIRPETKLLWVETPTNPLLRIVDLEGLAALAKRKGLLTVADNTFASPYIQRPLELGIDIVVHSTTKYLNGHSDMVGGVAVVGDDKDLADRLKFLQNAIGAISGPFDSFLALRGIKTLALRMERHSANGLKIAQWLEGRKDVRRVIYPGLASHPQHEIAKCQMHAFGGMISVDLDRDLAGTKRLLERTQLFTLAESLGGVESLIEHPALMTHGSIPAEKRGAIGISDSLVRLSCGIEDGDDLIADLEQALGG from the coding sequence ATGACGACATCTGGCAGGAACCGCCTGGCCTTTTCCACCCGCACCATTCATGGCGGCCAGAGCCACGACCCGACCACCGGCGCGGTGATGGTGCCGATCTACGCCACCTCCACCTACGGCCAGCAGTCGCCCGGCGTGCACAAGGGCTTTGAGTACGCCCGCAGCCAGAACCCGACGCGCTTCGCCTTCGAGCGCGCGGTGGCCGATCTCGAAAGCGGCACGAAGGCCTTCGCCTTCGCCTCCGGTCTGGCGGCGATCGGAACGGTGCTGGAGCTGCTCGATGCCGGCGCCCATATCGTGGCCACCGACGATATCTATGGCGGCTCGTTCCGGCTGATGGAGCGGGTGCGCAAGCGCTCGGCCGGCCTCCAAGTGAGTTTCGCCGACTTCACCGATCTGGCGACGGTCGAAGCCGCGATCCGGCCCGAGACAAAGCTGCTCTGGGTCGAGACGCCGACCAACCCGCTGCTGCGCATCGTCGACCTCGAAGGACTCGCGGCGCTTGCCAAGCGCAAGGGACTGCTTACCGTCGCCGACAACACCTTCGCCAGCCCCTACATCCAGCGGCCGCTGGAGCTCGGCATCGACATCGTCGTCCATTCGACGACGAAATACCTGAACGGCCATTCCGACATGGTCGGCGGCGTGGCGGTCGTCGGCGACGACAAGGATCTCGCCGATCGGCTGAAATTCCTGCAGAACGCCATCGGCGCCATTTCCGGCCCGTTCGACAGTTTCCTGGCGCTGCGGGGCATCAAGACGCTGGCGCTGAGGATGGAGCGCCACTCTGCGAACGGCCTGAAGATCGCGCAATGGCTGGAAGGCCGGAAGGACGTGCGCCGCGTCATCTATCCCGGGCTTGCCAGCCACCCGCAGCACGAGATCGCGAAGTGCCAGATGCACGCCTTCGGCGGCATGATCTCGGTCGATCTCGACCGCGATCTCGCCGGCACCAAACGCCTCCTCGAACGCACGCAGCTCTTCACGCTGGCCGAAAGCCTCGGCGGCGTCGAAAGCCTGATCGAGCATCCGGCGCTGATGACGCACGGCTCGATTCCGGCGGAAAAGCGCGGCGCGATCGGCATTTCCGATTCGCTGGTGCGGTTGTCCTGTGGGATCGAGGACGGCGATGATTTGATTGCGGATTTGGAGCAAGCGTTGGGGGGATAA
- a CDS encoding pyridoxal-phosphate dependent enzyme — protein MSVHRKAAPDGAEGNLARLRPPYASVLDLIGQTPVVELTKFDTGKCRLFIKLESQNPGGSIKDRIALSMIAAAEKAGRLKPGGTIVEATAGNTGLGLAQVGIPKGYRIILVVPDKMSREKIQHLRALGAEVRMTRSDVGKGHPEYYQDMAEKIATELPGAFYANQFANPANPLAHETTTGPEIFTQLDGDVDAVVVGVGSGGTLTGLGRYFAKHSPKTEMVLADPVGSVLAPLIKTGKMEEAGSWTVEGIGEDFVPPNADLSLVKKAYSITDKQSMLAVRDLLSREGILAGSSSGTLLSAALRYCREQTTPKRVVTLVCDSGNKYLSKVFDDIWLAEQGLADQEQHGDLRDLVMRSPRTGDIVTVGPEETLLNAYGRMRRSDVSQLPVLDDGKLVGIVDESDILAKVDGPYDGRWDRFNAPVRTAMTSSLHTLQASQTLDALLPVFDRNEVAIVFDGEEFIGLITRIDLINHLRRRAK, from the coding sequence ATGAGCGTGCACAGGAAAGCGGCGCCGGACGGCGCGGAAGGCAATTTGGCGCGGCTGCGTCCGCCCTACGCCTCGGTGCTCGACCTGATCGGCCAGACGCCGGTTGTCGAGCTCACCAAATTCGACACCGGCAAGTGCCGGCTGTTCATCAAGCTGGAAAGCCAGAATCCCGGCGGCTCGATCAAGGACCGCATCGCGTTGTCGATGATCGCGGCGGCCGAGAAGGCGGGCCGGCTGAAGCCCGGCGGCACCATCGTCGAGGCGACAGCCGGCAACACCGGCCTCGGCCTCGCCCAGGTCGGCATCCCCAAAGGCTACCGCATAATCCTCGTCGTGCCCGACAAGATGTCGCGCGAGAAGATCCAGCATCTGCGCGCTTTAGGCGCCGAAGTGCGCATGACCCGTTCCGACGTCGGCAAGGGCCATCCCGAATATTACCAGGACATGGCCGAGAAGATCGCCACCGAGCTGCCCGGCGCCTTCTATGCCAACCAGTTCGCCAACCCGGCAAACCCGCTGGCGCACGAGACCACCACCGGCCCGGAAATTTTTACCCAGCTCGACGGCGACGTCGACGCGGTGGTGGTCGGCGTCGGCTCCGGCGGCACGCTCACCGGTCTCGGCCGCTATTTCGCAAAACATTCGCCGAAAACCGAGATGGTGCTGGCCGATCCGGTCGGCTCGGTGCTGGCGCCGCTGATCAAGACCGGCAAGATGGAAGAGGCCGGCAGCTGGACCGTCGAAGGCATAGGCGAGGATTTCGTGCCGCCCAATGCCGACCTCTCGCTGGTCAAGAAGGCCTATTCCATCACCGACAAGCAGAGCATGCTGGCGGTGCGCGATCTCCTGTCCCGCGAGGGCATCCTGGCCGGCTCGTCCTCCGGCACGCTTCTGTCGGCCGCGCTTCGCTATTGCCGCGAGCAGACGACGCCGAAACGCGTCGTCACGCTGGTCTGCGACAGCGGCAACAAATACCTGTCGAAGGTGTTCGACGACATCTGGCTGGCCGAGCAGGGCTTGGCCGACCAAGAGCAGCATGGCGACCTGCGCGACCTTGTCATGCGCTCGCCGCGCACGGGTGACATCGTCACAGTCGGCCCCGAGGAAACCCTGCTCAACGCCTATGGCCGCATGCGCCGCTCCGATGTCTCGCAATTGCCGGTGCTCGACGACGGCAAGCTGGTCGGCATCGTCGACGAGAGCGACATCCTGGCCAAGGTCGACGGTCCCTATGACGGCCGCTGGGACCGTTTCAACGCGCCGGTGCGCACTGCCATGACCTCCAGCCTGCACACGCTGCAGGCCAGCCAGACGCTCGACGCGCTCTTACCCGTCTTCGACCGCAACGAGGTCGCCATCGTCTTCGATGGCGAGGAGTTCATCGGCCTGATAACCCGTATCGACCTGATCAACCATCTGAGGCGCCGCGCAAAATGA
- a CDS encoding cysteine hydrolase: MIWSSEGIEIPTSMAEWCDPRRMALVVYDMQVGICRQVAGAATIIERTGTALEAARSAGMRVAFTRHLSLPKKWMGATQLRTAMAWQRQGDPAAVEPWFLRDAEATRIVPELEPRPDEAVFDKLTMSAFDSTAFGFALRDCGVRAVALAGIAMEIGIEPTVRQATDNGFVAVLIDDACGFGNREARDRSLATLRFLGEAVVTDAAGFCGALASTV; encoded by the coding sequence ATGATCTGGTCAAGCGAAGGCATCGAGATCCCGACCAGCATGGCCGAATGGTGCGATCCGCGCCGCATGGCGCTGGTCGTCTACGACATGCAGGTCGGCATCTGCCGCCAGGTCGCAGGCGCGGCGACGATCATCGAACGCACCGGCACGGCACTGGAAGCGGCGCGCTCGGCCGGCATGCGGGTGGCGTTCACGCGCCATCTGTCGCTGCCGAAGAAATGGATGGGCGCCACGCAGTTGCGCACCGCCATGGCCTGGCAGCGGCAGGGCGATCCCGCTGCGGTAGAGCCATGGTTTCTGCGCGACGCCGAAGCGACGCGGATCGTACCCGAACTGGAGCCGCGCCCCGACGAGGCGGTGTTCGATAAGCTCACCATGTCGGCCTTCGATTCCACCGCCTTCGGCTTTGCCTTGCGTGACTGCGGCGTGCGCGCCGTGGCGCTCGCCGGCATCGCCATGGAGATCGGCATCGAGCCGACGGTGCGCCAAGCGACCGACAATGGCTTCGTGGCCGTTCTGATCGATGACGCCTGCGGCTTCGGCAACCGGGAAGCGCGCGACCGCTCGCTGGCCACGCTTCGTTTCCTCGGCGAAGCGGTTGTCACCGATGCCGCGGGCTTTTGCGGCGCGCTTGCCAGCACGGTCTGA
- a CDS encoding helix-turn-helix domain-containing protein: protein MAGQFPLSSRPRLAYHLHMTQRGRLYGCPVEFALDALGGKWKTVILARIKERPLRYSELRRTIPSLSDKMLTQRLGDLVEIGFVRLEASPDGKGRYTLTERGHDLAAALQALYDWGSVHGRAEGVRFRTDVEAAA from the coding sequence ATGGCCGGGCAATTTCCGCTTTCGTCGCGGCCCCGCCTTGCCTACCATCTGCACATGACCCAACGCGGTAGACTCTATGGCTGCCCGGTCGAGTTCGCGCTCGATGCGCTCGGCGGCAAGTGGAAGACAGTGATCCTGGCCCGGATCAAGGAGCGGCCGCTGCGCTATTCCGAATTGCGCCGGACGATCCCGTCGCTTTCCGACAAGATGCTGACCCAGCGCCTGGGCGATCTCGTCGAGATCGGTTTCGTCAGGCTCGAGGCATCGCCCGACGGCAAGGGGCGCTATACTTTGACCGAGCGCGGCCACGACCTTGCCGCTGCGCTGCAGGCGCTCTACGACTGGGGCAGCGTGCATGGCCGCGCCGAGGGCGTGCGCTTCCGCACCGATGTCGAAGCCGCCGCCTAA
- a CDS encoding type 1 glutamine amidotransferase domain-containing protein: MSVRDPNPVNGRKPKRVAIIIANPAVSTTTGWPVGFWWSELTHPWFAFTERGYQVEIFSPDGGKCEADALSDPRDPSGYSETDLISLGFISSPKLSALVDNTRPVAEIDVERFDAIVVAGGQAPMFTYERATDLQWIFVAFHEAGKVAAALCHGTAILRYARHTDGTLLAAGKTVTGFANAEEDFADKATWEMGALERGKHLMPWRIEDELKAIGANYVQAGLWRGFAVRDGNLITGQQNFSGAETARVVCEALGG; the protein is encoded by the coding sequence ATGAGCGTGCGGGATCCAAATCCGGTCAATGGGCGAAAACCCAAACGCGTGGCGATCATCATCGCCAATCCGGCCGTCTCGACCACGACCGGGTGGCCGGTCGGCTTCTGGTGGAGCGAACTCACGCATCCCTGGTTCGCCTTCACCGAACGCGGCTATCAAGTCGAGATCTTCTCGCCCGACGGCGGCAAGTGCGAGGCCGATGCGCTGAGCGACCCGCGCGATCCATCGGGCTATTCGGAGACCGACCTCATCTCGCTCGGCTTCATTTCGAGCCCGAAACTTTCTGCCCTGGTCGACAACACGCGACCGGTGGCCGAGATCGATGTCGAGCGCTTCGACGCAATCGTCGTCGCCGGCGGCCAGGCGCCGATGTTCACCTACGAGCGCGCTACCGATTTGCAGTGGATATTCGTCGCCTTCCATGAAGCCGGCAAGGTGGCCGCCGCGCTCTGCCATGGCACCGCCATCCTTCGCTACGCGAGGCACACCGACGGAACGCTGCTCGCCGCCGGCAAGACCGTCACCGGCTTTGCCAATGCCGAGGAGGACTTTGCCGACAAAGCCACCTGGGAGATGGGCGCGCTCGAACGCGGCAAGCATCTGATGCCGTGGCGAATCGAGGACGAACTCAAGGCGATCGGCGCCAACTATGTCCAGGCCGGCTTGTGGCGCGGCTTTGCCGTGCGCGACGGCAATCTCATCACCGGCCAGCAGAATTTTTCCGGCGCCGAGACCGCGCGGGTCGTCTGCGAGGCGCTTGGCGGCTGA
- a CDS encoding FAD/NAD(P)-binding protein gives MVGRGNSIIIVGGGASGVVLAAHLLKSPNPDLRVTLIEKRPHFGQGMAYSTLLSAHVLNVKASGMSAYADDPDNFARWVLERGLALPDQGPFYAPRSLYARYLKELLDDLEDRERERGRLRLIREESLSVSPTPSGVEVALANGTSVVGHLAVLATGHDEQPGAFQGRAIRMGSEADTALDPQAPVLVLGTGLSMVDAFLSLEQRGHRGEIVAVSRRGLLPSPHRKGNPIKLDVADIPLGTQLSYFVGWFRNLIRENQKAGGDWRDVVDGLRPFNQKIWQNWPPSAKRRFVEHTKAWWDIHRHRMAPEVYERVTEAVGSGRIRLVAGRVADIEPNDGFTVTIQQRGTQAQERLEVARIYDCMGIARDISKTSNGLVRSLVERGLARPDPLRLGLDVTARCELIAADGTVSSKLLAVGPLTRGTFFEIDAIPDIRVQCAKLSKQLLG, from the coding sequence ATGGTTGGACGCGGCAATTCCATCATCATTGTCGGCGGCGGCGCCAGCGGCGTCGTGCTGGCTGCGCATCTGCTCAAATCGCCGAACCCCGATCTGCGCGTCACGCTGATCGAGAAGCGTCCGCATTTCGGCCAGGGCATGGCCTATTCGACGCTGCTTTCCGCGCATGTGCTCAACGTCAAGGCCTCGGGCATGAGCGCCTATGCCGACGATCCGGACAATTTCGCGCGCTGGGTGCTGGAGCGCGGCCTCGCCCTGCCGGACCAGGGGCCGTTCTATGCGCCGCGCAGCCTCTATGCCCGCTATCTGAAGGAGCTGCTCGACGATCTCGAAGACCGCGAGCGCGAGCGCGGCCGTTTGCGGCTGATCCGCGAGGAGAGCCTGTCGGTCTCGCCGACCCCGTCGGGCGTCGAGGTGGCCCTGGCCAACGGCACCAGCGTCGTCGGCCACCTTGCCGTCTTGGCCACCGGCCATGACGAGCAGCCGGGTGCCTTCCAGGGCCGCGCCATCCGGATGGGATCGGAGGCCGACACGGCGCTCGACCCGCAGGCTCCCGTGCTGGTGCTCGGCACGGGCCTCAGCATGGTCGACGCCTTTCTTTCGCTGGAGCAGCGCGGCCATCGCGGCGAGATCGTCGCCGTGTCGCGGCGCGGTCTGCTGCCCTCGCCGCATCGCAAGGGCAACCCGATCAAGCTCGATGTCGCCGACATCCCGCTCGGCACCCAGCTCTCCTATTTCGTCGGCTGGTTCCGCAACCTGATCCGCGAGAACCAGAAGGCCGGCGGCGACTGGCGCGACGTCGTCGACGGCTTGAGGCCCTTCAACCAGAAGATCTGGCAGAACTGGCCGCCCTCGGCCAAACGCCGCTTCGTCGAGCACACCAAAGCCTGGTGGGACATCCATCGCCACCGCATGGCGCCGGAGGTTTACGAGCGTGTCACCGAAGCGGTCGGCTCGGGTCGCATCCGCCTCGTTGCCGGACGCGTCGCGGACATCGAACCGAACGACGGCTTCACCGTCACGATCCAGCAGCGCGGCACGCAGGCGCAGGAAAGGCTCGAGGTCGCGCGCATCTATGACTGCATGGGCATTGCCCGCGACATCTCGAAGACGTCGAACGGGCTCGTGCGTTCGCTGGTCGAGCGCGGCCTGGCCCGTCCCGATCCGCTGCGCCTCGGCCTCGACGTCACCGCCAGATGCGAGCTGATCGCGGCCGACGGCACGGTGTCGTCGAAGCTCCTCGCCGTCGGCCCGCTGACGCGCGGCACCTTCTTCGAGATCGACGCCATTCCCGACATCCGCGTCCAATGCGCCAAGCTCAGCAAGCAATTGCTGGGCTGA